The DNA sequence CGGCCTACCTGTAGCTACAAAAGCAATCCGCCTCATCCGTAAGCAGTTTCCAAAAGCAAAGCTACGGGTGCTCTACCCATCCATCGTAGGGAAGTATCGCAAGCAGGCAGAGAAATTACTGCGTACGCCAGGTGTCGCCGATCACGGTCAGAAATCGATGTGGAAAACAAAAGAAATGATCGTCAAAAGCGGTATTGGCGTAGCGCTGCTCTACGACAATACGCAAGACCGCAACCCTTCCCATTCGTACCTGTCGCGGATCCTAGAGTGTATGGGTCTCGGTGTTCCCGTTCTGACGACGCGAACGATTGGAAATCTCGCCTTGCTCGGAGCTAGCTACCCCTTGTTCGTAGAAGATGCACATGATATCGTGTACCACTACGAAAATCTGAACAACCCCGTTTTCTATGAAGAAATGTGTCGTTATGTCAAAGAACGCGGGCAACGTTTCCTCGCCGATGAGGCAGTGAAATCTTTTTGGGACGTGATGCATGACGAATACAAACGCGGGATCTAGTTAGAAAACTTGGCTGCGCCAATCTTTTTTGGTGAAGCCTTAGTACCCAAAGGGCACTAGTCTCGCCATCTCACTATCATTCGAGGTCTCGCTATGTTGAACTTATACTGGATAGGAATCTTATAAATTCCTATCTGTGCAAAAAAGCCAACACGCTGCATGGGCAGTCGAGTTGGCTTTTGTCTATTTCATCATTTTCCCCATGCGGTACGCCGCCTCTTTAATAAAGGGAGCGTACTGCCTCATTTTTTCCTGTGTCAGTCGGTTAGATGGCCCAGAAGCAGCAATCGATGCCACCAACTGTCCATTCCGGTTAAAGATTGGAGCTGCCACCGCTGCGGTTCCTAACTCCCGCTCTTCTACGCTCGTAGCAAAGCCTTGCTGCTTGATTTGTTCCAGTTGCTCCGCATAGGATTCCCGGCTCACAAAGTCCGGCCAATCGGGATCTTGCAAAAGCTCCTGCGCCACTGATTCTTCCGTATACGCGACTAACACCTTGCTGGACGCTCCTACCGTCAACGGCATGCGGGCTCCAATAGGGGCCACCCTACGGATCGGTTGCTTGCTTTGTACCGCCTGAATACGAATCCGTTCGTTCCCATCCCGCACGTACAAGCTGATCGTTTCTTCTACCAAATCACGCAGCCGCTCCATTTCCGGCAATAGCATAATGGCAGGGTCGTCGTTATGAGTAAGGTTTGCGGACAATTCCCAGATTCGAAAGCCAAGACGATATTTTTCTGTCTGGACGTCCCTGATGAGAAAGCCTTTGTTTTCTAGCGTTGCCAGCAAACGATGCACCGTGCTTTTATGCAACGAGAGTCGACTGGAGATTTCACTCAGGCCCAAATCGGTAGCATCCGTAAAACAAAGCAGGATATCCAGACCCCGTTCAACCGCCCGCACGTTTGCTTTTTGTTCTTCCATCTTTCTTACACCTGCTTCCTTCGTGGTTCCGTACGTTTCATCTGATGAAACTAATATGCTACTTTTCAGTATACGAAAAAAATGTGCATAGTAAAGAGCTTAAATCACACACCGTGTTATTTGTTCCCGTTTCCTAACAGGTAGGGCACTCCCACAAGCGATGAAACAAAAGGTACATACATTAGAAGAGAAACACCTCTTGTTTCAGATCAGGATTGGGGGAATGACCTCACATGGCTAGAAGCGAAACAAAATTGACCAAATACTACGTACTGCGCGCCAGTTCCCCACTCGTAGGGGCACTGCCGCACACTAGGCCTTTTAGCAAAAGGTCTCTCTATGCTTTTCTCGATCGGTATCGCAAGGTGATCGCCAAACCAGCCTCTGGCAGCGGTGGCGCAGGAGTCATCATGATATCCAGCCACGGGCAAAGCTCATATCGTGTTCAGCGTGGGGCGACGCGGCGAACTACCCGTGGAAAAAAAGGCACCTATCTATATTTGCGCAGGAATATCAGGACTCGTTATTTGGTCCAGCGTTGCATTTCCCTTGCCCGCATAAATGGGCGTCCTTTTGATGTACGCGTGATGGTCCAGAGGCGCTCAGGCTCTCATTGGGTCGTCACAGGTATGCTCGCCAAAGTAGCAGGCAGAGGGTACATCATTACCAACGTCAAGCGCAGTGGCGGGCGTGTTCTCCCCCTGCGCACCGCCATCCGACGTGCATCGATCCGCAGGTCCTCCACCGATGCCATCATCGCACGTCTACACCGTATCGCTCTGCTCGCTGCAAACAGGCTAGCCACCTACTATACTCACCAACGGGTATTCGGCTTAGACATGGGCATTGACGCGAATGGCAGGGTGTGGATCATCGAAGCCAACCTGCGCCCGGATATCTCCCTGTTTCTCAAGCTATCGGATAAACAGATGTACCGCAAGATCGTGAGCTATCAGTAAACAGCCAGGTACGAAAAAAGGGTAGCCGCTTTCAACGGCTCCCTTTCTTTTTCAGGAAGGTATGTTAGAAATTGAAATTGTCCGGGTCAGCCCCAAAACGTTTGTTTTCATTAAGGGCGTTGATTTTTTCCACATCTTCTGCACTGAGTGAAAAGTCAAACACATCTGCGTTTTGACGAATTCGCTCTGGTGTGATCGATTTTGGAATGGTCACGACTTGTTTGTCCAAATCCCAGCGGATTACGATCTGTGCTGGTGATTTGCCGTACTTTTGCCCCAGCTCCACTAGCAACGGATGATCGAGATTCCCTTGCATAAGTGGGCTCCACGCTTCCATCTGAATGTGATGCTCTTGGCAGTAAGCGAGCAATTCTTTCTGGGTGAGCAGTGGATGGTATTCGACCTGGTTGACGACCGGAGTGACTTCGCTGTTCTGGCGCAAATCCTCCAGATGGTGACTATGGAAGTTGCTGACACCAATCGCGCGTACATAACCATCGCGATACAGTTTCTCCAATGCTTTCCACGTCTCTACATACTTGCCTTTGACTGGCCAGTGGATCAGATACAAATCCAGTGTCTCGATACCGAGTTTTTTCACACTATCATCGAATGCTTTCAGCGTGGATTCATAGCCTTGATCGGCATTCCACACCTTGGTCGTGATGAACAGCTGATCCCGATCGATACCGGCTTGACGGATTCCGTCACCAACACCAACCTCGTTGCCATAGACGGCAGCCGTGTCGATACTGCGGTACCCCGCTTCAATGGCAGAACGGACAGCGAGTGTTACTTCGTCACCGTCTTTCACCTTCCAGACACCCAGTCCTAGCCAAGGCATCTTCACCCCGTTGTTCAATACCGAACTATCCGTGATATGTGTTGCCATCTGATCTCCTCCCGTCGTCCGCTAAATATGTACGTACAATAAGTAAGTGTAGCACAAGTGGACTACCAAAAAAAGGGTTTCAAATGCACATACCCTGTTTGTTTAATACAAGCGATTTTTATAGCTGTCCGCCAAGCTGGAAGCCACATCTTTTGCGGTCACATCCGGGAGCTTCACATGATCAGCCAGCACCTGGGACATATTCGGGATCGACTCTTTCTGCGGCCATTTTTCTGGATTCCAAAGTCCGGAACGCATGAAGGCCTTTGCGCAATGCACGTAGCATTCTTCCACTTGCACGGCAATCCCAACAGCAGGTACTTTACCGTTTACGGCCATTTTTTCGAGTACTTCTGGGTCGCGCATGACACAGGCTCGTCCGTTAATGCGAAGCGTTTCTTCCAAGGTAGGAATGATGAAAATCAAACCGACATGCGGGTTTGCCAGTACATTTCGTAGTGAGTCCATACGCTTGTTACCAGGACGCTCGGGAATCACTAGATGGCGATCATCGAGTACATGTACAAAACCCGGTGCGTCTCCCCTCGGGGATGCATCACAGTTGCCATCCACGTCAGCTGTCGAGAGAATGAGAAACGGCGCTTTTGCTATATAATCACGGCAATGTTCATCCAAATGATTGATCGACTTGTTTTGAACCAGACGACTAGGTTCACCGAGTAACTCTCGTAGCTGGGATTCTTCGGTTATGACTTCTCGAAATTTTTCGAATCCATGCACGCTGAACACCTCTTTTTCCATGTTTTGGTTTGTATACCCTTTTCCCATGATAACATAAAGTGTGCTGCATCCCCTGTGCTCTTCTCGTTCTCAGTCGTTCATGTTGTCATAAAGTGCTCGCTTGCCTTCTACATACTGCTGGATGTAGTGAACCGATTGGGCACTGAGACAACGATCTTCTACCATCATCGGGGTATATCGGGAGAGTCGCTGCAAATAAGAGCTGACAATACTCGTACTCACGATAAGATCTGGTTTGGCCTCAATAATCGCGTCCAGTGACGCTGGATATTCCAACGAGCCAATGAGCAGCTCCACATGTGACATTTCCGCATTGACGATCGATTGGCGAAAATTATCCGCTCCTTGCCACGTCGTCCCCGCGATCCCCACCTTGCTTCCGGCTGGCAGTTCATGCAGTCTCTTGATACTCTGCAGATTCGATTCCATGAGGCATGCGATGACCTTGGGTTCATTCTCGCCGCACAGCCGTGTGATGATAGGCTGCACTTCTTCCACATGGAGGAACGTCGTTACGATCAGGTCGTAGTAGCCACTCTGGATGCTGCTTCCGAGCAAATCCAAGTCCTTGATTAGGCAAGGCTTCACGACGTATCCGGTCGCTTTCTCCAATTCCACCGCGTATTCTTGCGCTTGTGGGACGTTGCACTCGACAAATAGCAGGACAGGCTTGGTCGCTTTCCTGAGTGAGTATCCCATCGTCATCGATGTTCCGGAAAAAGCATGAGGATCATCGGGCTGTTCTTGAGACATTTCCATGTCCAGCTCTTGGTCCAAAGCTGCCCCCAGGATTCGGTCGCTTCCATGAGGAGGCTGGGAATGTACAAATACACCATCGTCTGAATTGGTCTGGACATACCCCTCCTGCTCCAGCTCTGTATATGCTTTTTGTACGGTATTTCCGTTCATGCGCAAAAAACCAGCAAGCTCTCTTGCGCTAGGCAATTGCTCTTGGGGTTGATAAAGTCTCTCATGAATTAACGTCTTAATCTGTTCCTTCAGTTGAACATGTATGGGAATGGAGAGAGTTTCGTTGACAGACACTTTCATCGGGTCACCTCTGACAAGAAAGGATGCAAGATACAGTCATCGTACAATGCTTCAGTGATTTCTAGCAAGAGCGAACTATCAGATAATAGGACTGTGAAAACACTTTCATCGTTTCATAAAAAAGCACCGGATTCCTAAAGACATCCGGCCTCTTTTATTCTTGCCTTCAGACAGCTTGCATCCACATCTGAAACAGCCCTTCCGATATTCCCAGGTTGTACATATAATAGCATCCGAAAGCGACGCTGATGATGCCTGTAATCCGGGTTAATGCGGCATTCAGGCTGATGTTCCTCGCGCTGAGCACAAAAGGAATTCCAATGATGGTCGTGCACAACAGCATTCCCACAATGGTCCCAGCACCGAAAACCAGAATGTACAGGAGACCCTCCCACTCCGTTTGTACGGTAGACATGGTCAAAAGCACCATAGCCGCACTTCCAGCCAATCCGTGAACCATGCCGATAAAGGCTGACTTGGCAAAGGACGTCTTTCCTTTCTCATGACTAGAATCCTCACGCTGTCCTGCCGAGTGTAAGTGATGATGCGAATTTCCATGATGAGCGTGACTGTGCAACTGAATTTTCCCTTTTCGTAACGAAACAATACTGGTCAACCCGAGGTAAACGAGCATGATTCCGACGATAAATTCCAAGGACATGGCCCATGTCTCCGGAATGGCACCCTTCATAAAAATCAACAGCATCCCTACGACTAGCAGAGTCAAGGTATGACCGCTCCCCCAGAAGACTCCAGCCAACGAAGCCTTACCGAGTTTTTTCGTATGACTCGCAATCGTGGATACGGCGATCACGTGATCTGGCTCCATCGCATGTTTGATCCCCACGACAAAACCAATAGACAATACGGTAAGGAAACTCGCTTCCATAGTACACCCGCTTTCCTCTTGTTTTCTCTGGCACTGCACTCCAATAAACAGCCTGTTCCAAGCGACCTTTATCTTCATCACTGTCGTGGTGACGATCTCTTTGGCTTTCGATTCGAGCATCCGCTCCTGTCGAACAATCAGGAGTATGTCTGATTTTACCATGGCTCACCAACCTTTTCGCAAGATTTTTTGTCTTGTCCACAACAAAAAGAAACCGCCTTTTCAGGCGGTTTCTCTGTCTTTCACTTCAATCTTTGCTTGTACCCTGTCAAAAAAGAAAGCATCACATGGACTGCTGTTTTGACCGTCGCTTCTCCCCGGTCTTTGAAAGGATCGAGGCAAACCATATCCATCGCTTTCACTTTGTAGCACAAGCCTGCGACATGCACCGCTTCGAACAGCTCATCACTGCTCATCCCGCCAGGTGTCGATGCGGGAACACCAGGACCATAGCTGCTATCGAGGACATCCATATCCACAGTCAAATAAATCGCATCCACTCGTTGGCTGAGCGACTCCAGTGCTTCCTTGACCGTTTGCGCGACACCTTGTTTGCGTGCTTCTCGCAGCGTCGTATAACAAACGCCCACTTCATCGGCATATGTCTTGAGCGAACGCGCATTGAAAAATCCGTGCAGACCTATATTGTGGACATCCTCGCCCTTGACTGTTCCACTTTCAATCAAGTTGCGTACAGGAGTGCCGTTGGAAGGCCCGTTATCAGCTAAATCACGCAGATCAAAATGCGTGTCGAGCTGCAGGATACCGACTCGGTCATGTGGATGAGCATCCTTGTAGCCTTTGATCAGCATCGCTGTAATCGAGTGATCGCCGCCCATCATCACAGGAAGTACCTGCGGATGATGGGTGCGCATCGCCTGCATCGCTTCTCGAATATTTTGGTGGCACCGGGCAATATCCGTGACGTGCTGACGGACATCGCCCAGATCGACCACGCGCATCTCACTCAGGTCGACATCATGATCCAGATTGTAGGTCGTAAAATACTTCCACGCCCGTCGCATCGCATCCGGATTTTCACTGGCAGCAGAAGCCGAGATGGACGAGCGTGACAGAGGTATCCCTAGAATGGTTGCATCCACAGCCGACCAATCGGTTTGATCCGCATGCGCCACTTCCAGCGTTTCGATCCATTCGTTTACTTTTGGTTCCGCAGGAGCAGCGCTTCTGTCCCAGGCAAAGCTGGGAGGCTTCAGAAGAGGATAGGGGTAGCTCTTCACACCAATGCCCCTCCCGACACAACGACCGCACCTTTTTTGATCACGGTATGTACGTGGTTCACCCCATACCGATACTGTAGAGTCATAAAGTCTGGTACATCAAAAACCGTAATATCTGCACGTTTGCCTACCTCGATACTACCGATCTCATGAGCACGCTTGATCGCGTGAGCTGCATTAATGGTTGCTGCTGTAAGCACTTCTGCCGGTGTCATCCCCATTTTGAGGCAACCAAGGTTCATGACGAGTGGCATCGATACGGTTGGCGAAGATCCTGGATTGCAATCCGTAGAAATGGCGACAGCTACTCCCGCATCGATCATTTTGCGTCCATTTGCAGACTCCGCCATCAAGAAAAAGGCTGTTCCCGGTAAGAGGACCGCGATGACACCTGCCTCAGCCATTCGCTGAATACCGTGATCCGATGCGCGCAGCAAATGGTCAGCAGATACCGCTCCGATCGTTGCAGCCAATTCCGCGCCTTCGTACGGCTCGATTTCATCCGCATGAATCTTCGGCAAAAGCCCGTGTAAGACACCCGCTTCCAAGATGCGACGCGACTGCTCCGGAGTAAATACCCCCCGCTCGCAAAAGACGTCGTTGAACTCAGCAAGCTTGCGGCGGGCCACTTCCGGGATCATCTCCTGGATCACCAGATCGACGAAAGCATCCGGATTCTCCCGGTAATCCTTAGGGACGGCATGCGCTCCCATAAAAGTACTGACGAGATCGACCGGGTGTTCTTCGTGCAATTGCTTTGCCACTTCGAGCTGTTTGATTTCATCCTCTAGCGTCAGACCATACCCACTTTTCGCTTCGACAGTTGTGACCCCATGTAAAAGAAACAGGTCGAGACGCTTCTTGCTTTCCGTATACAGCTGCTCATGAGAAGCATTTCGCGTGGCAGCCGTCGTGGCGTGAATCCCTCCACCGTTGTTCATGATCTCCATATAAGTAGCGCCACCCAGCCGCATGTTGAATTCATTTTGGCGAGTGCCAGCATGCACCAGATGAGTGTGTGGATCGATCAGCCCTGGCGTTACCAAGCGTCCTGATGCATCGATCATCTCCGCTTCCGCTGCGCGGTCACGGTACACTTCCTCCATCTCCGCATCCGTTCCGACGCGCTCGATGCGACCATTTTCCAGCCAAACGCTACCGTCTTCGATGATCGACAATTCATTCATTCGTCCACCCACGACTGGCGAGGAAGAACCGCCAGCCAGCGTGACGAGCTGGCTAGCGTGGCGAATCCAAACGGGTCTGGTCATTGAGATCACTCCTCCATCATCGGGATGTGTACACCTTTTTCTTTTGCTGTCTGGATCGCCAAGTCGTAGCCTGCATCCACGTGACGGACGACGCCCATGCCTGGATCTGTCGTCAGTACTCGCTCAAGGCGCTTCGCTGCTTCAGGAGTACCATCCGCCACAATCACCATTCCTGCATGCAGTGAATAGCCCATGCCGACACCTCCGCCGTGGTGCACCGATACCCAGCTAGCTCCACCTACCGCATTTACCATTGCATTGAGGATCGGCCAGTCTGCCACCGCATCGCTACCGTCCTTCATCGCTTCTGTCTCGCGATTCGGAGACGCTACCGAGCCCGAGTCCAGATGATCGCGCCCGATGACGATTGGAGCGCTCAGCTCGCCACGTGCGACCATGTCATTTATGATTTTTCCGAAACGCGCACGCTCCCCATAGCCGAGCCAGCAAATACGCGAAGGCAAGCCCTGGAACTGAATACGTTCCTGCGCCATGCGAATCCAATTGCACAGATGCGTGTTATAGGAAAACTCTCGGAGGATGACTTCGTCTGTTTTATAAATATCTTCCGGATCACCGGACAGTGCTACCCAGCGGAAAGGACCTTTTCCTTCGCAAAATTGTGGTCGGATGTATGCGGGAACAAAGCCTGGGAAACGGAACGCGTCTTCTACCCCTTCGTTTTTCGCCACTTGCCGAATGTTGTTGCCGTAGTCAAACGTGACGGCTCCTTTTTCCTGCATGGCCAGCATGGCACGAACGTGCTCGGCGATGCTCGCTTTCGAACGCACCTCGTACTCTTTGGAATCACGAACGCGCAGCTCTGCCGCTTCCTCCAGGCTCATGCCGATGGGAATATAACCATTCAACGGATCGTGTGAAGACGTCTGATCTGTCAAGACATCCGGGATAAAGTCACGAGCCAGCATTGCGTTCAGTACTTCAGGTGCATTGCCTAACAAGCCGATGGAAATTCCTTTTTTCTCCTCCTTGGCTGTTTGTGCCAATCGGATAGCTTCACCCAAGTTATCAGTCATCACATCAAGATACTTGGTGTCCAAACGACGCTGGATCCGGGTCGGGTCGACTTCGATGTTGATGCTGACGCCACCGTTCAAAGAAACCGCTAGTGGCTGTGCGCCCCCCATTCCACCCAAGCCTGCCGTGACGGTGATCGTACCGGCCAACGTTCCCTCAAAGTGCTGACGACCCAGCTCAGCGAACGTCTCATACGTTCCTTGCACAATGCCTTGGCTGCCGATGTAAATCCAGCTACCAGCCGTCATCTGTCCATACATCATCAGGCCTTTTTTATCGAGCTCATGGAAATGCTCCCACGTCGCCCATGCAGGGACAAGGTTGGAGTTTGCCAGCAATACGCGAGGTGCATCTGTGTGTGTTTTGAAAACCGCAACTGGTTTGCCAGACTGAACCAAGAGCGTTTCGTCACTCTCTAGATTTTTCAATGTTTTGACAATAGCATCAAAACAATCCCAGTTACGAGCTGCCTTACCAATCCCACCGTATACGACCAGATCTTCCGTCCGCTCGGCGACATCCGGGTTGAGGTTGTTCAACAGCATGCGCAATGCTGCTTCCTGCACCCAGCCTTTCGTGTGCAGTTTCGTACCGGAGAAGTCTTGAATCATCTGTTGAATCGTTTGCGTTTGTGTCATTGTCATCTTGTCCACCTTCTTTTCTCCAGAATCTTTCTTACTCTCAGTATAGAAAAGAAAAAAAGTACAAAAAAGGCACCTCCCTTTCGAAATGGTGCCAGTTCTTTCGATGAAAGAGGAGCAACCAACGGTCATTGCCCCGAATGATCACTCTTTTTTTTCGATTTCTATACTTTTTTTTGATTTCGCAATAAACGAGGGGTTGTCCCCGTTTTTTCCTTAAAAATTTTGCTGAAATAATTCGGGTTTACAAATCCAGTGCGCATAGCCACCTCTTGAACAGACAAAGAAGTTTCCAGCAAAAGCCGCTGTGCTTCCTTCATTCGTAAATTATTCAGTAATTGACGGAACGATATGCCTTGTCTTTTACTCAACAGGGTACTAAAGTAGGCAGGGCTCCGATCCACATGACGCGCTACGTCTTCCAGTCGCAAATCTGGATCGGTGTAGCGACCTTCTATATAGCGGATCGCCAGCTCGATCAAATCTACTCGAGCCTCTTCCTTTTGGTGATGAACCGAGTCAATCAGCGAGTAAATAAACAGCAGCAGCTCCTGCACGATCCGATACAAGATCGGGGAATACAGGATCGTCTCGAATACGCGGTGGTAGCCTTCTTCTACCTTCCCGTGATCCAATCCATGCGCCTTCATGTATCGCCTCACCTGCGCCAAAATACTGGTTAGTCGAATACGCAGCAACCCTGGCTCCGGATATGGCTCTTCCTTGTAAAAGAATTGACGGTACATCCATTGCTTGAGCTCTTCCTTATTTCCATCGTGAAGCATATCGATCCAGGATCTCTGCTCCGAAGGACTCAAGAAGGGATCTATCATCGTCCAAGCGATGCGATTCCTGACAACGGAGACTTGGCGGTAGCCTTTAAAGAAACGAATGTGCAGAGCTTGGCTCGCATCGATATACGTTTGGTTCAAATCCTCCAGAGGGGTATCGGAATGGTACATGACCAGTGACAGTGGATCGTCAAAAGTGGCTTCCCAATCCCGAAGCAGTCTTTTTCCCACTTGTTGTAGATGTGGCAAGGGATCCGAATCCTCCACAGAAAAAATCCCGACAATCGCGTCGCTCAACGGAAGCAAAATCGGCGGTTCACGAAATGGGTACGCTTCCAAGAAACGCAAAAGCTCCGGGTGTCGATTGGAATCTTCCAGTTGGGCAAGTAAAAGTGGGTATGGCCTTGACGACTTTTGCTTGGGAAAAAACAACTCCAGATAAGAAACCGGATCGACTCCGCCCGCCTTGCCTTGCGCCTCACACCCGACCATCTTGCCATCGTTTCTTTCCTGGCAATACCTCGTCAGGACCCGCCTGATCGTCTCCGGCGTCTGTGGTTTCAGCCACAGGTCACGTGCATTCAGCTCGATCCCTTGCATCGCTCGCTCGAAAGTCGCTTCCGCCGTCATGACCAGGACGAGCGGTCGATATTGCTCGACCAGTAGCTTGAGCGTTTCCCACTCTCCACGTCCGATCATGTCTAATTCCAGGCAAAGCACATCAGGCCTATGGGACTCCATGCATTCAATGACTTCTGCCATTGTAGCTGCCGCATAGGCCTGATCGTATGGGATGGCGCAGCTCGTAATTAACCAGCCGATTCCGATTCGTTCATTGGCATCACGGTCCGCGATCAAGATGCTGGGCATGCAGAACCCTCCTTTACTTTGGCAGAAGATTGCGACATACGATTCAAAAACAAAGGTTGCCCACGTTCGGACAACCCTCGTTTATTACGATGTAAATGGATTTTCGATCATCGTTCCCATCACGTGATCGACCGGGATGAAACCAATCTCCCGGGAATCCGTGCTATGGTTGCGGTTGTCCCCCATCACAAAGATGTGATTTGCTGGGACTGTCATTTTACCATCCGCTACATAATCCATCGTTTCTTTGATATACGGCTCGTTCAATGCTTTTCCATTCCGGTAGACCTTGCTATCTTTAAATTCCAATACATCACCTGGTTTGCCAATGACACGCTTGACGTACATGGAATGGTCATCTCCTGTGCCTGTCAGCATACCCACAAGCGGATGACTCGTCACATCGTCCAGGAAGGAACGATTTCTTTCTACGCGACTGTCAATCACGACGATGTCACCATAATTCGGCAAATAGTTGAACGTATGGGCTAGTTTACTCACGTATATGCGCTGTTGGTCTTGCAGGGTCGGATCCATGGAATGACCATCCACCTTGTATGGCTGGAACACAAAGATTCCGAGGACCAGGGCGAAGATGACAGCAAATCCAATAGAACGGACCCATCCTACGATCTCTCTTAATTTCATGTGTCTATCCTCCCTCCAGTATGAAAAATCGCATTGCTAGAGTCATGATACCACAAAAAGAGCGCCAATCCAAAAAGGTTGGCTATCACGTAGCCAACCACAAGGGAAATACAGTGTTGTTAATTTACGGTAGATTGTGTTCCTTGATTTTGCGAAACAAAGTGGCACGGCTGATCCCCAAAAGACGCGCCGCATCCTCTTTACTCTGATTGGCTAGCGAAACCACCTTCAATGCTTGGCGAATCGCTGCTCGCTCTCTGTCTTTCAGATTCAGTAATTCGTCCAGCGGAACAACCGCCTCCGCTTCTTCTACTCCCACACCTTGTTCTTTCTTGGCAGGAATGGAGA is a window from the Brevibacillus choshinensis genome containing:
- the hutU gene encoding urocanate hydratase, giving the protein MTQTQTIQQMIQDFSGTKLHTKGWVQEAALRMLLNNLNPDVAERTEDLVVYGGIGKAARNWDCFDAIVKTLKNLESDETLLVQSGKPVAVFKTHTDAPRVLLANSNLVPAWATWEHFHELDKKGLMMYGQMTAGSWIYIGSQGIVQGTYETFAELGRQHFEGTLAGTITVTAGLGGMGGAQPLAVSLNGGVSINIEVDPTRIQRRLDTKYLDVMTDNLGEAIRLAQTAKEEKKGISIGLLGNAPEVLNAMLARDFIPDVLTDQTSSHDPLNGYIPIGMSLEEAAELRVRDSKEYEVRSKASIAEHVRAMLAMQEKGAVTFDYGNNIRQVAKNEGVEDAFRFPGFVPAYIRPQFCEGKGPFRWVALSGDPEDIYKTDEVILREFSYNTHLCNWIRMAQERIQFQGLPSRICWLGYGERARFGKIINDMVARGELSAPIVIGRDHLDSGSVASPNRETEAMKDGSDAVADWPILNAMVNAVGGASWVSVHHGGGVGMGYSLHAGMVIVADGTPEAAKRLERVLTTDPGMGVVRHVDAGYDLAIQTAKEKGVHIPMMEE
- a CDS encoding response regulator transcription factor → MPSILIADRDANERIGIGWLITSCAIPYDQAYAAATMAEVIECMESHRPDVLCLELDMIGRGEWETLKLLVEQYRPLVLVMTAEATFERAMQGIELNARDLWLKPQTPETIRRVLTRYCQERNDGKMVGCEAQGKAGGVDPVSYLELFFPKQKSSRPYPLLLAQLEDSNRHPELLRFLEAYPFREPPILLPLSDAIVGIFSVEDSDPLPHLQQVGKRLLRDWEATFDDPLSLVMYHSDTPLEDLNQTYIDASQALHIRFFKGYRQVSVVRNRIAWTMIDPFLSPSEQRSWIDMLHDGNKEELKQWMYRQFFYKEEPYPEPGLLRIRLTSILAQVRRYMKAHGLDHGKVEEGYHRVFETILYSPILYRIVQELLLFIYSLIDSVHHQKEEARVDLIELAIRYIEGRYTDPDLRLEDVARHVDRSPAYFSTLLSKRQGISFRQLLNNLRMKEAQRLLLETSLSVQEVAMRTGFVNPNYFSKIFKEKTGTTPRLLRNQKKV
- the lepB gene encoding signal peptidase I, which translates into the protein MKLREIVGWVRSIGFAVIFALVLGIFVFQPYKVDGHSMDPTLQDQQRIYVSKLAHTFNYLPNYGDIVVIDSRVERNRSFLDDVTSHPLVGMLTGTGDDHSMYVKRVIGKPGDVLEFKDSKVYRNGKALNEPYIKETMDYVADGKMTVPANHIFVMGDNRNHSTDSREIGFIPVDHVMGTMIENPFTS